DNA from Arthrobacter sp. FW305-BF8:
CCCACCACGGCCGGTTCCAAGATCCTCGAAGGCTGGCACAGCCCGTACGACGCGACCGTCGTCAAGAAGCTGCGCGCCGCGAAGATGCCGATCCTGGGCAAGACCAACCTGGACGAGTTCGCCATGGGTTCCTCCACCGAGCACTCTGCCTTCGGCCCCACCCGCAACCCGTGGGACCTGGACCGCATCCCCGGCGGTTCGGGCGGCGGGTCGGCAGCCGCCGTCGCAGCCTTCGAAGCACCGCTGGCCCTCGGCACGGACACGGGCGGATCCATCCGCCAGCCTGGCGCCGTCACCGGCACCGTTGGCGTCAAGCCCACCTACGGCGGCGTGTCCCGCTACGGCGCCATCGCCATGGCGTCCTCGCTGGACCAGATCGGCCCCGTCTCCCGCACCGTCCTGGACTCGGCGCTGCTGCAGCAGGTCATCGGCGGCCACGACCCGCACGACTCCACCTCCCTGCCGGACCCGCTGGGCGACCTTGTGGCCGCTGCGCGCCTCGGCAACGTGGACGGCATGAAGATCGGCATCATCAAGGAGCTCCACGGCGAGGGTTACCAGGCCGGCGTCGAGAACCGCTTCAACGAATCCCTGGAGCTGCTGAAAGAAGCGGGTGCGGAGATCGTTGAGGTGTCCTGCCCCAACTTCCAGTACGCGCTGGGCGCCTACTACCTGATCATGCCGTCGGAGGCCTCCTCCAACCTGGCCAAGTTCGACGGCGTCCGCTACGGCCTGCGCGTGCTCCCCGAGGAGCCGCCGCTCACCATCGAGCGTGTCATGGGCGCCACCCGCGCCGCAGGATTCGGCGATGAGGTCAAGCGCCGCATCATCCTCGGCACGTACGCGCTGTCCGCCGGCTACTACGACGCCTACTACGGCTCCGCCCAGAAGGTGCGCACGCTCATCCAGCGCGACTTCGAGGCTGCCTTCGCCAAGGCCGACGTCCTGATTTCCCCCACGGCGCCCACCACGGCGTTCAAGCTGGGCGAGAAGCTGGATGACCCGCTGGCGATGTACCTCAACGACGTCGCCACCATTCC
Protein-coding regions in this window:
- the gatA gene encoding Asp-tRNA(Asn)/Glu-tRNA(Gln) amidotransferase subunit GatA codes for the protein MTETNSTELIRLSAAQLAAKLAAREVTAVEVTQAHLDRIAAVDGGERGVNAFLHVNTEEALAVAAEVDAIRAAGGQAAEELHELAGVPIAVKDLIVTIGQPTTAGSKILEGWHSPYDATVVKKLRAAKMPILGKTNLDEFAMGSSTEHSAFGPTRNPWDLDRIPGGSGGGSAAAVAAFEAPLALGTDTGGSIRQPGAVTGTVGVKPTYGGVSRYGAIAMASSLDQIGPVSRTVLDSALLQQVIGGHDPHDSTSLPDPLGDLVAAARLGNVDGMKIGIIKELHGEGYQAGVENRFNESLELLKEAGAEIVEVSCPNFQYALGAYYLIMPSEASSNLAKFDGVRYGLRVLPEEPPLTIERVMGATRAAGFGDEVKRRIILGTYALSAGYYDAYYGSAQKVRTLIQRDFEAAFAKADVLISPTAPTTAFKLGEKLDDPLAMYLNDVATIPANMAGVPGLSLPGGLADEDGLPVGIQLLAPAREDARLYRVGAVLESLLEAKWGGPLLDKAPSLAELAETQEAK